One Triplophysa dalaica isolate WHDGS20190420 chromosome 1, ASM1584641v1, whole genome shotgun sequence DNA segment encodes these proteins:
- the LOC130437061 gene encoding fucolectin-like, translating to MTINHRTSYHAFPVNLARGGTATQSSTYTDETAEQAIDGHPDSTCSETIIGRNPWWRLDLRDVYHVNRVVITNRFICCSSEINGAEIHIGNSLENDGNNNPICAVVSSIPAGESYTYYCGEMEGQYLNLLIAGENKILTMCEVEVYGKGRFVAKTMVKMQFISSADLSDPSVRNNLLKQLGTALDNRGLKNVTLQWSQLPKKEVKEVKNAKRCSEGHE from the exons ATGACAATAAATCATCGTACATCTTATCATGCATTTCCAGTAAATTTGGCAAGAGGAGGCACTGCTACACAGTCATCGACATACACCGACGAGACTGCTGAACAAGCTATCGATGGCCATCCAGACTCGACGTGCTCAGAAACCATTATTGGGAGAAACCCGTGGTGGAGACTGGATCTGCGTGACGTGTATCATGTAAATAGAGTCGTCATCACCAACAGATTTATCTGCTGTTCGAGTGAAATAAACGGAGCAGAGATTCACATCGGAAACTCTCTGGAGAACGACGGCAACAACAATCCCAT ATGTGCTGTTGTTTCTTCTATTCCAGCAGGTGAGTCCTACACCTACTACTGTGGTGAAATGGAGGGACAGTATTTAAATCTGTTAATTGCTGGAGAGAACAAGATTCTTACCATGTGTGAGGTGGAGGTCTATGGTAAAG GTCGTTTTGTTGCAAAGACGATGGTTAAGATGCAGTTTATCTCCAGTGCTGATTTGAGTGACCCATCAGTGAGAAACAATCTTCTTAAACAG TTGGGAACTGCACTGGACAACAGAGGattaaaaaatgtgacattGCAGTGGTCTCAGCTCCCTAAAAAAGAAGTGAAAGAGGTGAAAAATGCAAAAC gttGCAGTGAAGGACATGAGTAA